The genomic window AGGTATTCCACAAATTAGAAAATCAGGAGGTGGCGTGATCATTAATATGGCTTCCATTGCAGCATTGGTCGGCATTCCAGACCGTTTTGCATACAGTACGGCGAAAGGTGCCGTAAAAGCAATGACCATGAGTGTTGCCAAAGATTATATTCATGAAAATATCAGATGTAATTCTATTTCTCCGGCACGAGTTCATACTCCTTTTGTGGATGGATTTTTACAAAAAAATTATCCTGACAATATCGAAGAAATGTTTGCAAAATTATCGAGAACACAACCAATCGGAAGAATGGCTCAACCTGAGGAAATTGCTTCTTTAGCGTTGTATTTATGCAGTGATGAAGCTTCATTCATTACAGGTGTAGATTATCCTATCGATGGTGGTTTTACCACTTTGAATAATTAAAAAAAAATTATTAATTATTTCTTTAATGCAAAGAGAGTAAAGATTATTAAATTAAATTTCAAAAAATTTCGTTCGCAAAGGCATTTCACTCAGCAAATGATAGCATAGTCTTTTGTTAAAATTTTAACAATGTAATTAAAGCAAATATTAAAAATCAGTTATCATTTGCTGAGTGAAATGCCTTTGCGAACGAAAAATATACAGAAAACATTAAAAAAATATTAGCGCCCTTGCGTTAATTTTAAAAGCGTAATTAAAACAAATATAAGATTCAGTTATCATTTGCTGAGTGAAACGCCCTTGCGAACGAAAAATATACAGAACAACATTAAAAAAATATTAGCGCCTTTGCGTTAATTTTAAAAGCGTAATTAAAACAAATATAAGATTCAGTTATCATTTGCTGAGTGAAACGTCCTTGCGAACGAAAAATATACAGAACAACATCAAAAAAATCTTAGCGCCCTTCGCGTTTAAATTAAACATTCAAAAAAATCAAAATTAAAAATGAAATTAATAAAATTCGGAAAACCGGGACAAGAAAAACCGGGAGTGATTATTAACGAAAAAAGATACGATGTCTCCCATTTAGTGAAAGATTATGATGAAAACTTCTTTTCCGGGGATGCTATTGAAAATTTAAAAGCAGAAATAAACACACAGAATTTACCCGAAATTTCCCTTGACGAAAGATTAGGTTCACCTTTGGCAAGACCCTCCAAAATCATCTGTGTTGGATTGAATTATAAAGATCACGCTGCTGAAACCAACGCCCCGATTCCGCAGGAACCTATTTTGTTTTTTAAGGCTACGACTGCTATCGTGGGTCCTAATGATGATTTAATTATTCCTAAAAACAGTACAAAAACCGACTGGGAAGTTGAATTGGGCATCGTCATCGGAAAAAAAGCAAGCTATATTTCTGAGGAAAATGCGCTTGAACACGTTGCTGGTTATGTTTTGCACAACGATTATAGTGAAAGAGCCTTTCAGCTGGAAAGAAATGGACAGTGGGTAAAAGGAAAAAGCTGCGATACCTTCGCGCCGATTGGGCCTTTCATTGCGACGCCTGACGAAATTGAGGATGTTCACAACCTGCGTTTATGGCTTAAAGTGAATGGACAAATGCTGCAGAACGGAAATACTTCTAATCTGATCTTTAATATTCCTTTTCTGATAAGCTATATCAGTCAGTTTATGACTTTGCTACCGGGGGATGTGATCAGTACGGGAACGCCTGCGGGTGTCGGTTTAGGTCAAAAACCAGAGCCTTGGTATCTGAAACCGGGGGATGTGGTGGAATTGGGAATTGACGGTTTAGGAAGCAGCGCACAAAAAGTAAAAGCTTACGACGAATGAAAAGATACTGTCTCGCCCTCGACTTGATCGATGACCCTGAATTGATCGCGGAATACGAAAAATATCACCAAAACGTTTGGCCTGAAATCAAGCAAAGTATCTTGGATTCCGGAATTATGAATATGGAGATTTATCGTCTTCAAAATCGTTTATTTATGATAGTGGAAGCCGATGAATATTTCTCTTTTGAAGCCAAAAATGAAGCTGATAAAAACAATCCGAAAGTTCAGGAATGGGAACAATTGATGTGGAAATTTCAACAACAGCTGCCCCACTCGAAACCGGGAGAAAAATGGCAATTGATGGATAAAATATTTTCATTATAAATTTAATTTCATAGAAAATTATTAAAAATGATTATTGATTCTCACGTACATTTTTGGAAATTTGATCCGGTTCGGGATGCCTGGATTACGGAAGATATGACCACCATCCGGAAAGACTTTCTGCCGGAAGATTTTTCATTATATTTAAAAGAAAAAAGTACTGAAGGCTGCATCGCTGTCCAGGCTGATCAAAGTGATGAAGAGACCACCTTTCTGATTAATCTTGCTAAAGAAAATTCGTTTATTAAAGGGGTTGTCGGATGGATTGATTTGACTTCTGAAAAACTGGAAGAATCCCTTCAAAATTATCAGTCAGAAAAACTCATTAAAGGATTCAGGCATATCGCGGAAGGAGAAGAAATCGGATTTTTACTGCAAAAAAATGTACTCAACGGAATTGCTACACTCCATCAGTATGG from Chryseobacterium wanjuense includes these protein-coding regions:
- a CDS encoding fumarylacetoacetate hydrolase family protein; amino-acid sequence: MKLIKFGKPGQEKPGVIINEKRYDVSHLVKDYDENFFSGDAIENLKAEINTQNLPEISLDERLGSPLARPSKIICVGLNYKDHAAETNAPIPQEPILFFKATTAIVGPNDDLIIPKNSTKTDWEVELGIVIGKKASYISEENALEHVAGYVLHNDYSERAFQLERNGQWVKGKSCDTFAPIGPFIATPDEIEDVHNLRLWLKVNGQMLQNGNTSNLIFNIPFLISYISQFMTLLPGDVISTGTPAGVGLGQKPEPWYLKPGDVVELGIDGLGSSAQKVKAYDE
- a CDS encoding L-rhamnose mutarotase, with the translated sequence MKRYCLALDLIDDPELIAEYEKYHQNVWPEIKQSILDSGIMNMEIYRLQNRLFMIVEADEYFSFEAKNEADKNNPKVQEWEQLMWKFQQQLPHSKPGEKWQLMDKIFSL
- a CDS encoding SDR family NAD(P)-dependent oxidoreductase; translation: MFSLKNKKAVVTGGGSGIGQAIAVQLAANGAEVHILEITEQNGQETLEKIQSSGGNAKVYACDVSKQKDVLAVFDQIGAINILINNAGIAHIGKADTTSEEDFERIYNVNIKGVYNCLFAGIPQIRKSGGGVIINMASIAALVGIPDRFAYSTAKGAVKAMTMSVAKDYIHENIRCNSISPARVHTPFVDGFLQKNYPDNIEEMFAKLSRTQPIGRMAQPEEIASLALYLCSDEASFITGVDYPIDGGFTTLNN